The Comamonas sp. GB3 AK4-5 genome includes a region encoding these proteins:
- a CDS encoding acyl-CoA dehydrogenase family protein: protein MLTRTAAISSSVFAPTHEVRNQALPASGFNAFTGDAVLTAAIARDAPWAAQRCAALGALAGDEAVQELARLANRHTPELQSHDRFGNRVDWVEFHPAWHQLMALAWQHEVPNLSWRTTERNGHLARAVLSYLWNQVEQGTACPTGMAYASLPGFEAEPALAIWAEKARGTAYEFSRREVADKPSVVIGYAMTEKQGGSDLRETQTTACFVQSADYHGATAHWYALTGHKWFCSVPQSDGFFTLAKVEGGVTCFFLPRTLPDGSRNHFWVQRLKDKAGNRSNASSEVEYNGTLAIRVGEEGRGIREILSHAHLTRLDFAVGSAGLMRQSLTLALRHTQTRNAFGSRIAERPMMVQVLADMAVEVEAATLMALRVARATDGMQDNEQERLLARVATPAAKYFNCSRAPSIAYEALQCHGGNGFIEENPMARLYREAPLNSVWEGTANMMCMDVRRAMQRDGRCVEALFAELAPLAGQDSRFDALVRQTQQLVQGALQDEYLARPMTESVARVLQAAELLRYSPEEVSDAFLVTRSGVAGQGWGVHYGTWQNAGSQPAAQRIVQRAAVQQA, encoded by the coding sequence ATGCTGACCCGTACCGCCGCCATTTCTTCCAGCGTTTTTGCGCCGACACATGAGGTGCGCAACCAGGCATTGCCCGCCAGCGGCTTCAACGCCTTCACCGGCGACGCGGTGCTAACCGCAGCCATCGCCCGCGATGCGCCTTGGGCTGCCCAGCGCTGCGCGGCGCTGGGAGCGCTGGCCGGTGATGAGGCCGTGCAGGAGCTGGCCCGCCTGGCCAACCGCCATACGCCCGAACTTCAGTCCCATGACCGCTTTGGCAACCGGGTGGATTGGGTGGAATTCCACCCTGCCTGGCACCAACTGATGGCGCTGGCCTGGCAGCATGAGGTGCCCAACCTCAGCTGGCGCACCACCGAGCGCAATGGTCATCTGGCGCGCGCCGTGCTGTCTTATCTGTGGAACCAGGTGGAGCAGGGAACGGCCTGCCCCACGGGTATGGCCTATGCCAGCCTGCCGGGCTTTGAGGCGGAACCGGCGCTGGCCATCTGGGCCGAGAAGGCGCGTGGCACGGCCTATGAATTCAGCCGCCGCGAGGTGGCGGACAAGCCCAGCGTAGTTATTGGCTACGCCATGACGGAAAAACAGGGCGGCTCGGACCTGCGCGAAACCCAGACCACCGCCTGCTTTGTGCAGTCGGCCGACTACCACGGTGCCACCGCCCACTGGTATGCGCTGACGGGCCATAAATGGTTTTGCTCCGTGCCGCAGTCCGATGGTTTTTTCACCCTGGCCAAGGTGGAGGGCGGCGTCACCTGCTTTTTCCTGCCGCGCACCCTGCCGGATGGCAGCCGCAACCACTTCTGGGTGCAGCGCCTCAAGGACAAGGCGGGCAATCGCTCGAATGCTTCCAGCGAGGTCGAATACAACGGCACGCTGGCCATCCGCGTGGGAGAGGAGGGGCGCGGTATCCGCGAAATCCTCTCGCATGCCCATCTGACGCGGCTGGACTTTGCCGTGGGCTCGGCCGGGTTGATGCGCCAGAGCCTGACGCTGGCCCTGCGCCATACCCAGACACGCAATGCCTTCGGTAGCCGCATTGCCGAGCGGCCCATGATGGTGCAGGTGCTGGCCGATATGGCCGTGGAAGTGGAAGCCGCCACGCTGATGGCGCTGCGCGTGGCCCGCGCCACCGATGGCATGCAGGACAACGAGCAGGAGCGCCTGCTGGCCCGTGTCGCCACGCCGGCGGCCAAGTACTTCAACTGCTCGCGCGCGCCCTCGATTGCCTACGAGGCCTTGCAATGCCATGGCGGCAACGGCTTTATCGAAGAAAACCCCATGGCACGTCTGTACCGCGAGGCACCGCTGAACAGCGTGTGGGAAGGCACGGCCAATATGATGTGCATGGACGTGCGCCGCGCCATGCAGCGTGATGGCCGCTGCGTCGAAGCCTTGTTTGCCGAGCTGGCCCCCCTGGCGGGGCAGGACTCGCGTTTTGATGCGCTGGTGCGCCAGACGCAGCAACTGGTGCAGGGCGCGTTGCAGGACGAATACCTGGCCCGCCCTATGACCGAGTCCGTGGCCCGCGTGCTGCAGGCGGCGGAATTGCTGCGGTACAGCCCGGAGGAGGTCAGCGATGCCTTTCTGGTCACACGCAGCGGCGTGGCCGGCCAAGGCTGGGGCGTGCATTACGGCACCTGGCAGAACGCCGGCAGCCAGCCGGCGGCGCAGCGCATTGTGCAGCGTGCCGCCGTGCAGCAGGCGTAG
- a CDS encoding pseudouridine synthase codes for MIDAAPERPPLHILHQDEDMVVVYKPAGWLVHRTAIARHETRFVLQRLRDQIGRHVWPVHRLDQGTCGVLVFGLHKEATQKLAAAFAEHRAHKHYLALARGWMPAHIDVDYALQPDDAPPDAPAQPAQTLLRGLAQLEWPEAYDARHPGTRISLVEAFPKTGRRHQIRRHLKHESHPIIGDATHGKGPLNRWWAERIGLQRLWLHGHALEIPHPATGEVMRFCADWRQLADVPEVQQWKALLALPGWKSGPNPLPDSCGVVL; via the coding sequence ATGATCGACGCCGCGCCCGAGCGCCCGCCGCTGCACATCCTCCACCAGGACGAGGACATGGTCGTGGTCTACAAGCCCGCGGGCTGGCTGGTGCACCGCACGGCCATTGCCCGCCATGAGACCCGCTTTGTGCTGCAGCGCCTGCGCGACCAGATTGGCCGCCATGTCTGGCCCGTGCACCGGCTGGACCAGGGCACTTGCGGCGTGCTGGTTTTTGGCCTGCACAAAGAGGCCACGCAAAAACTGGCCGCCGCCTTTGCCGAACACCGCGCCCACAAACATTACCTGGCGCTGGCACGCGGCTGGATGCCCGCGCATATCGATGTGGACTACGCCCTGCAGCCTGACGATGCCCCGCCCGACGCACCGGCCCAGCCGGCGCAAACCCTGCTGCGCGGCCTGGCCCAGCTGGAATGGCCCGAGGCCTATGACGCCCGCCATCCCGGCACGCGCATCTCGCTGGTGGAGGCTTTCCCCAAGACCGGCCGCCGCCACCAGATCCGCCGCCATTTAAAGCATGAATCCCACCCCATCATTGGCGATGCCACCCATGGCAAGGGGCCGCTGAACCGCTGGTGGGCGGAGCGCATAGGCCTGCAGCGGCTGTGGCTGCACGGCCATGCGCTGGAAATCCCCCACCCGGCCACGGGCGAGGTGATGCGTTTTTGTGCCGACTGGCGCCAGTTGGCGGATGTGCCCGAGGTACAGCAATGGAAGGCACTGCTGGCCCTGCCGGGCTGGAAAAGCGGGCCCAATCCGCTGCCGGACAGCTGCGGCGTAGTGCTGTAG
- a CDS encoding diaminopimelate dehydrogenase: protein MTASQHTPIRIGVVGYGNLGRGVEAAVALNPDMVITGLYTRRDPAQLKPANPATPVYGMEALAGHVGQVDVLILCGGSKDDLPQQSPALAAQFNIVDSFDTHARIPEHFAAVDAAAQGGKTTALISAGWDPGMFSINRIMGEALLPEGATYTFWGKGLSQGHSDAIRRIPGVAGGVQYTIPVEAAVEAVRSGTRPQLSTRQKHERVCHVVLAEGADAEVVRKTIVEMPHYFAEYDTTVHFISAEELARDHAAMPHGGFVIRSGNTSAGAKQVIEYRLQLDSNPEFTSSVLVAYARAVHRMQQMGLHGAKTVFDVAPGWLSPKSAAQLRAEAL from the coding sequence ATGACCGCTTCACAACACACTCCCATCCGCATTGGCGTGGTGGGCTATGGCAACCTGGGCCGCGGCGTGGAGGCCGCCGTGGCCTTGAACCCCGACATGGTGATCACCGGCCTGTATACCCGCCGCGACCCCGCGCAGTTAAAGCCTGCCAACCCCGCCACACCGGTCTATGGCATGGAGGCATTGGCCGGCCATGTGGGCCAGGTGGATGTGCTGATTCTGTGCGGCGGCTCCAAGGACGATCTGCCCCAGCAGTCGCCTGCGCTGGCGGCCCAGTTCAATATCGTCGACAGCTTTGACACCCATGCCCGTATCCCCGAGCATTTTGCGGCCGTGGATGCGGCAGCCCAGGGCGGCAAGACCACGGCGCTGATCTCCGCCGGTTGGGACCCCGGCATGTTCTCCATCAACCGCATCATGGGCGAAGCCCTGCTGCCCGAAGGCGCGACCTACACCTTCTGGGGCAAGGGCCTGAGCCAGGGCCACTCCGACGCCATCCGCCGCATCCCCGGCGTGGCCGGTGGTGTGCAATACACCATCCCCGTGGAAGCCGCCGTGGAAGCCGTGCGCAGCGGCACGCGCCCACAACTCTCCACGCGCCAAAAGCACGAGCGCGTGTGCCATGTGGTGCTGGCCGAAGGTGCGGACGCCGAGGTGGTGCGCAAGACCATCGTCGAGATGCCGCATTACTTTGCCGAGTACGACACCACGGTGCACTTCATCAGCGCCGAGGAGCTGGCACGTGACCACGCCGCCATGCCCCATGGCGGCTTTGTGATCCGCAGCGGCAACACCAGCGCCGGCGCCAAGCAGGTGATCGAGTACCGGTTGCAGCTGGACAGCAACCCCGAGTTCACCTCCAGCGTGCTGGTGGCCTATGCCCGCGCCGTGCACCGCATGCAGCAAATGGGCTTGCATGGCGCCAAGACGGTGTTCGACGTGGCACCGGGCTGGCTGTCGCCCAAGAGCGCAGCCCAGCTGCGTGCCGAAGCGCTGTAA
- a CDS encoding RidA family protein: MSLRTPWLASALFASLVLAGCAGQSGPGPELLRYKLPNSNYPVATAVAVPAGVSTIYLSGKTAAVQDKSKSPTDIAAYGYTEAQTVSVLQSIDTQLQGMGLTLSDVVKMQVYLVKDPAKSGKMDYAGFMKGYSQFFGTAAQPHLPARSTFEVTALANPALLVEIEVVAVRGATSVSK; the protein is encoded by the coding sequence ATGTCTTTGCGTACTCCCTGGCTGGCTTCAGCCCTCTTCGCTTCCCTGGTCCTCGCAGGCTGCGCCGGCCAGAGCGGCCCCGGCCCCGAGCTGCTGCGCTACAAGCTGCCAAACAGCAACTACCCTGTCGCTACCGCCGTGGCCGTGCCGGCCGGCGTCAGCACCATCTACCTCTCGGGCAAGACCGCCGCTGTGCAGGACAAGAGCAAGTCGCCCACCGACATCGCGGCCTATGGCTACACCGAGGCCCAGACGGTTTCCGTGCTGCAAAGCATTGACACCCAGCTCCAGGGCATGGGCCTTACCCTGTCCGATGTGGTGAAGATGCAGGTCTATCTGGTGAAAGACCCGGCCAAGAGTGGAAAGATGGACTATGCCGGCTTTATGAAGGGTTACAGCCAATTCTTTGGCACGGCAGCCCAGCCCCATCTGCCTGCGCGTTCGACCTTCGAGGTCACCGCCCTGGCCAACCCCGCCCTGCTGGTGGAGATTGAAGTGGTGGCCGTGCGCGGGGCCACCTCGGTCAGCAAGTAA
- a CDS encoding cytochrome c — translation MHTTPTFRALALGSLWLAGLFNQPCMAAPALAHHATGSAAEVLALSQTQVAALQASFSSDRKRLTQHHGEKIYQALCQSCHMAQAQGSQGAGFYPALASNPKLTASAYPVAVVLHGLHGMPGFADRLSNEQVAEVINYVRSHFGNRYTDPVSANDVQLFRP, via the coding sequence ATGCACACCACCCCCACTTTCAGGGCGCTGGCCCTGGGCAGCCTGTGGCTGGCCGGCCTGTTCAACCAGCCCTGCATGGCCGCACCCGCCCTCGCTCACCACGCCACAGGCAGCGCCGCCGAAGTGCTGGCCCTCAGCCAGACACAGGTGGCGGCGTTGCAAGCCAGTTTTTCCAGCGACCGCAAGCGCCTGACCCAGCACCACGGCGAAAAAATCTACCAGGCTCTCTGCCAGAGCTGCCACATGGCCCAGGCCCAGGGCAGCCAGGGTGCAGGCTTTTACCCGGCGCTGGCCTCCAACCCCAAGCTCACGGCCTCCGCCTACCCGGTGGCCGTGGTCCTGCATGGACTGCATGGCATGCCCGGCTTTGCCGATCGGCTGAGCAACGAACAGGTCGCCGAAGTCATCAACTACGTGCGCAGCCATTTTGGCAACCGCTACACCGACCCGGTGAGCGCCAACGACGTGCAACTGTTCCGCCCCTAA
- a CDS encoding flavin monoamine oxidase family protein has protein sequence MPAADTLPTRRALLSRIGQVAGGAAMYQAMSSLGYAAESGYQGHAPLGRAKPGASVVVLGAGLAGMLAAIELRNAGYQVSVLEYQNRAGGRCWTLRGGDQFTELDGSTQTVGFSQGNYLNPGPWRVPFNHHAMMDLYRRYRIALEPFNQVNHSAYVHQTQAFGGKPQRFHHISSDVRGHVSELLSKATHQGVLDAAITTEDREKLLAGLKSWGALDKDYRYSASQHSSKFRGFARPHGGGLMPKAQASEPIDLHTLLQSNLWNQIGAGNLHELQTTIFQPVGGMDMLAQAMARDLGGLIHYNAKVSKVEQNAQSVTVHYSDARRPGALRQRSADWCVCTIPASILSQLDIQVSGAMRAGIDSLPYGSAMKVGLEFQRRFWEEDEHIYGGISYTDLPIQQIAYPSSHYMRPGPAVLLGAYAFETTNAYHFSSLLPKERIRLALEYGSQLHPQYKKEFKSGVSVAWHRIPWAQGCFGKWSDALRAQHYLAMAQVDGRIVLAGEHLSHLGWQESAVLSSLDAIQRLHAKAISV, from the coding sequence ATGCCCGCCGCGGACACATTGCCCACCCGACGCGCCCTGCTTTCCAGGATTGGCCAAGTGGCCGGTGGCGCGGCCATGTACCAGGCCATGTCCAGCCTGGGCTATGCCGCTGAATCCGGCTACCAAGGCCACGCCCCACTGGGCCGTGCCAAGCCCGGCGCCAGCGTGGTGGTGCTCGGCGCCGGCCTGGCCGGCATGCTGGCCGCCATCGAGCTGCGCAACGCCGGCTACCAGGTCAGCGTGCTGGAATACCAAAACCGTGCAGGTGGACGCTGCTGGACCTTGCGTGGCGGCGACCAGTTCACCGAACTCGACGGCAGCACCCAGACCGTGGGCTTTTCCCAGGGCAACTACCTCAACCCCGGCCCCTGGCGCGTGCCCTTCAACCACCACGCGATGATGGATCTGTACCGCCGCTATCGCATCGCGCTAGAGCCCTTCAACCAGGTCAACCACAGCGCCTATGTGCACCAGACCCAGGCTTTTGGCGGCAAACCCCAGCGCTTTCACCACATCAGCAGCGATGTGCGCGGCCATGTGAGCGAGCTGCTGTCCAAGGCCACGCACCAGGGCGTATTGGACGCAGCCATCACCACCGAAGACCGCGAAAAACTGCTGGCAGGCCTCAAATCCTGGGGGGCGCTGGACAAGGACTACCGCTACAGTGCCAGCCAGCACAGCAGCAAATTTCGCGGCTTTGCCCGCCCCCATGGCGGCGGGCTGATGCCCAAGGCCCAGGCCTCCGAACCCATAGACCTGCACACCTTGCTGCAATCGAATCTGTGGAACCAGATCGGCGCGGGCAATCTGCATGAGCTCCAGACCACCATCTTTCAGCCTGTGGGCGGTATGGACATGCTGGCCCAGGCCATGGCACGCGATCTGGGTGGGCTGATCCACTACAACGCCAAGGTCAGCAAGGTAGAGCAAAACGCGCAGTCCGTCACCGTGCACTACAGCGATGCACGTCGGCCCGGCGCACTGCGCCAGCGCAGCGCCGACTGGTGCGTGTGCACGATTCCCGCCTCCATCCTGAGCCAGCTCGACATCCAGGTCAGCGGCGCCATGCGCGCCGGCATCGACAGCCTGCCCTATGGCAGCGCAATGAAGGTGGGGCTGGAATTCCAGCGCCGCTTCTGGGAAGAGGACGAGCATATCTACGGCGGCATCAGCTACACCGATTTGCCCATACAGCAAATCGCCTATCCCTCCAGCCACTACATGCGCCCCGGCCCCGCCGTGCTGCTGGGGGCCTACGCATTCGAGACCACGAATGCCTACCACTTCTCCTCCCTCCTCCCCAAGGAACGCATTCGCCTGGCGCTGGAATACGGCAGCCAGCTGCATCCCCAGTACAAAAAGGAATTCAAGAGTGGCGTGAGCGTGGCCTGGCACCGCATTCCCTGGGCACAGGGCTGCTTTGGCAAGTGGAGTGATGCGCTGCGCGCGCAGCACTACCTGGCCATGGCCCAGGTGGATGGCCGCATCGTGCTGGCGGGCGAGCACCTGTCCCATCTGGGTTGGCAGGAGAGCGCCGTGCTGTCCTCGCTGGATGCCATCCAGCGCCTGCATGCCAAAGCCATCAGCGTATGA
- a CDS encoding RidA family protein yields the protein MSFRAPLLLPALLTSLALAGCATQTPSSPELLRYKLPGSNFPIANAVEVPAGASTIYLSGKTAAVQDKSKSPTDIAAYGNTEVQTVSVLQTIDAQLKGMGLSMSDVVKMQVYLVKDPGKGDKMDFAGFMKGYSQFFGTATQPHLPARSTFEVAALANPALLVEIEVAAVRGATSVSK from the coding sequence ATGTCTTTCCGTGCCCCCTTGCTGCTTCCCGCTCTGCTGACCAGCCTGGCCCTGGCCGGCTGTGCCACCCAGACGCCATCCTCCCCCGAGCTGCTGCGCTACAAGCTGCCCGGCAGCAACTTCCCCATTGCCAATGCCGTGGAAGTGCCTGCCGGCGCCAGCACCATCTACCTCTCGGGCAAGACCGCCGCTGTGCAGGACAAGAGCAAATCGCCCACCGACATCGCGGCCTATGGCAACACCGAGGTTCAGACCGTCTCCGTGCTGCAAACCATTGATGCACAGCTCAAAGGCATGGGCCTGTCCATGTCCGATGTGGTGAAGATGCAGGTCTATCTGGTCAAAGACCCCGGCAAGGGCGACAAGATGGACTTTGCCGGTTTTATGAAGGGCTATAGCCAGTTCTTCGGCACGGCCACCCAACCCCATCTGCCGGCACGCTCCACCTTCGAGGTCGCGGCCCTGGCCAACCCCGCCCTGCTGGTGGAAATCGAAGTGGCGGCCGTGCGCGGCGCCACTTCGGTCAGCAAATAG
- a CDS encoding cytochrome c, with protein sequence MHTTTSQDLALRGLLLACLLPLATMAAEPSLKGTTGSAAEVLALSPTQVAALKADFASTPQQLTQRSGAQIYQAICQGCHMPQAQGSQGAGFYPALASNPKLTASAYPVAVVLNGLHGMPGFAPRLSNQEVAEVVNYVRSHFGNRYTDPVSANDVQLFRP encoded by the coding sequence ATGCACACCACCACTTCACAAGACCTGGCTTTGCGTGGCCTGCTGCTGGCCTGTCTGCTGCCCCTGGCCACCATGGCTGCCGAGCCCAGCCTCAAGGGTACGACCGGCAGCGCGGCCGAAGTCCTGGCCCTCAGCCCCACCCAGGTCGCGGCCCTCAAGGCCGACTTTGCCAGCACACCGCAGCAGCTCACCCAGCGCAGCGGCGCGCAAATCTACCAGGCCATCTGCCAGGGCTGCCACATGCCCCAGGCCCAGGGCAGCCAGGGCGCAGGCTTTTATCCAGCGCTGGCCTCCAACCCCAAGCTCACGGCCTCTGCCTACCCCGTGGCCGTGGTCTTGAATGGACTGCACGGCATGCCCGGCTTTGCTCCCCGGCTGAGCAACCAGGAAGTGGCCGAAGTCGTCAACTACGTGCGCAGCCATTTTGGCAACCGCTACACCGACCCGGTGAGCGCCAACGACGTGCAACTGTTTCGGCCGTAA
- a CDS encoding flavin monoamine oxidase family protein — protein sequence MPAEKAALTRRKLLTMIGQAAGGSALYQAMSSLGHAAESGYQGRTPLSRAKPGASVVVLGAGLAGMLAAVELRNAGYQVSVLEYQNRAGGRCWTLRGGDRHTELDGTTQTVGFAKGNYLNPGPWRVPHNHHAMMDLYRRYGVQLEPFNQVNHNAYVHQTQAFGGKPQRFHHISSDVRGHVSELLSKATHQGVLDEAITTEDREKLLAGLKSWGALDKDYRYSASLHNSEFRGFDRNHGGGLMPKAQASEPIDLHTLLQSKMWSQIGMGNMHEFQTTIFQPVGGMDTLAQAMARDLGALIHYNAKVSKVEQNAQSVTVHYSDARRPGALRKLSADWCVCTIPASILSQLDIQVSSAMRAGIDSLPYASSNKIGLEFKRRFWEEDERIYGGISYTDLPIRQISYPSTGYMRPGPAVLLGAYTMEDNGSYRFASLTPQERIRMALEYGSQIHPQYLKEFKTGVAVAWHRVPWIQGCFGQWSDALRAQHYQAMAQVDGRIVLAGEHMSYLPAWQEGAVLSSLDAIQRLHAKAISV from the coding sequence ATGCCCGCAGAAAAAGCAGCGCTCACCCGACGCAAATTGCTCACCATGATTGGCCAGGCGGCCGGTGGCTCGGCCCTGTACCAGGCCATGTCCAGCCTGGGCCATGCCGCTGAATCCGGCTACCAAGGCCGCACCCCGCTGAGCCGCGCCAAGCCCGGCGCCAGCGTGGTGGTGCTCGGCGCCGGCCTGGCCGGCATGCTGGCCGCCGTCGAGCTGCGCAATGCCGGCTACCAGGTCAGCGTGCTGGAATACCAAAACCGCGCGGGCGGGCGCTGCTGGACGCTGCGCGGTGGCGACCGGCACACCGAACTCGACGGCACCACCCAGACCGTGGGTTTTGCCAAGGGCAACTACCTCAACCCCGGCCCCTGGCGCGTGCCCCACAACCACCACGCCATGATGGACCTGTACCGCCGCTACGGCGTGCAGCTGGAGCCCTTCAACCAGGTCAACCACAACGCCTATGTGCACCAGACCCAGGCTTTTGGCGGCAAACCCCAGCGCTTTCACCACATCAGCAGCGATGTGCGCGGCCATGTGAGCGAGCTGCTATCCAAGGCCACGCACCAGGGCGTATTGGACGAAGCCATCACCACCGAAGACCGCGAAAAACTGCTGGCAGGCCTCAAATCCTGGGGGGCGCTGGACAAGGACTACCGCTACAGCGCCAGCCTGCACAACAGCGAATTCCGCGGCTTCGACCGCAACCATGGCGGCGGGCTGATGCCCAAGGCCCAGGCCTCCGAGCCCATAGACCTGCACACCCTGCTGCAATCCAAGATGTGGAGCCAGATCGGCATGGGCAATATGCACGAGTTCCAGACCACCATCTTCCAACCCGTGGGCGGTATGGACACCCTGGCCCAGGCCATGGCACGCGATCTGGGTGCGCTGATCCACTACAACGCCAAGGTCAGCAAGGTGGAGCAAAACGCGCAATCCGTCACCGTGCACTACAGCGACGCACGCCGGCCCGGCGCCCTGCGCAAGCTCAGCGCCGACTGGTGTGTGTGCACGATCCCCGCCTCCATCCTGAGCCAGCTCGACATCCAGGTCAGCAGCGCCATGCGCGCCGGCATCGACAGCCTGCCCTATGCCAGCTCCAACAAGATCGGCCTGGAATTCAAACGCCGCTTCTGGGAAGAAGACGAGCGCATCTACGGCGGCATCAGCTACACCGACCTGCCGATCCGGCAAATTTCCTACCCCTCCACTGGCTACATGCGCCCCGGCCCCGCCGTGCTGCTGGGCGCCTACACCATGGAGGACAACGGCTCCTACCGCTTTGCCTCGCTCACGCCCCAGGAGCGCATCCGCATGGCGCTGGAATACGGCAGCCAGATCCACCCCCAATACCTCAAGGAATTCAAAACCGGTGTGGCCGTGGCCTGGCACCGCGTGCCCTGGATTCAGGGCTGCTTTGGCCAATGGAGCGACGCACTGCGTGCCCAGCACTACCAGGCCATGGCCCAGGTGGACGGCCGCATCGTGCTGGCCGGTGAACACATGTCCTATCTCCCCGCCTGGCAGGAAGGTGCGGTGCTGTCCTCGCTGGACGCCATACAGCGCCTGCACGCCAAGGCCATCAGCGTCTGA
- a CDS encoding MFS transporter — MLGFFAQQMQAIVVAWQVYDITRDPLSLALVGLAQFIPMLLLLVPAGDLSDRMSRKQILAASWSVAALCAALLLWLTTLGEHGVAGIYAVLVLFGCSRAFTSPAMQSLLPQIVPREHLAQALATNSMLMRTSAIAAPMLGGALYGLGGGELTYAVCAIALVLAVLLLARVPVRFAAPRQPVEGSMWQRASEGIRFIRSRPIVLGTISLDLFAVLLGGVVALLPVYAKEVLHTGPEGLGMLRSSMAVGEVAMGLWLSTRPIQRHVGKVMFAAVAVFGLANLVFSLSHWFWLSLACLAVAGAADMVSVYIRSALVQFSTPDTMRGRVNAVNMLFISSSNELGEFRAGSMAAAIGAVPAAIVGSLCTLGVVGAWTRLFAPLRDVDRLEDAARSNDPTQL; from the coding sequence ATGCTGGGCTTTTTCGCGCAGCAGATGCAGGCCATCGTCGTGGCCTGGCAGGTCTACGACATCACGCGTGACCCGCTCTCGCTGGCCCTGGTGGGGCTGGCGCAGTTCATTCCCATGCTGCTGCTCTTGGTGCCAGCCGGCGACCTGAGCGACCGCATGAGCCGCAAACAGATTCTGGCCGCCAGCTGGAGCGTGGCCGCGCTCTGTGCGGCTCTGCTGCTGTGGTTGACCACGCTGGGTGAACATGGTGTGGCCGGCATCTATGCCGTGCTGGTGCTGTTTGGCTGCAGCCGCGCCTTCACCAGCCCGGCCATGCAAAGCCTGCTGCCGCAAATCGTGCCGCGCGAACATCTGGCCCAGGCGCTGGCCACCAACAGCATGCTGATGCGCACCTCGGCCATTGCCGCCCCCATGCTGGGCGGCGCGCTGTACGGGCTGGGCGGCGGCGAGCTGACCTATGCCGTCTGCGCCATCGCCCTGGTGCTGGCCGTGCTGCTGCTGGCGCGCGTGCCTGTGCGCTTTGCGGCTCCGCGCCAACCCGTCGAAGGCAGCATGTGGCAGCGGGCCAGCGAAGGCATACGCTTTATCCGCAGCCGGCCCATTGTGTTGGGCACGATCTCGCTGGACCTGTTTGCCGTGCTGCTGGGCGGCGTGGTGGCGCTGCTGCCGGTCTATGCCAAGGAGGTGCTGCACACCGGCCCCGAGGGGCTGGGCATGCTGCGCTCCTCCATGGCCGTGGGCGAGGTGGCCATGGGCCTGTGGCTCAGCACCCGGCCCATACAGCGCCATGTGGGCAAGGTGATGTTTGCAGCCGTGGCCGTGTTCGGCCTGGCCAATCTGGTTTTTTCGCTGTCGCACTGGTTCTGGCTGTCGCTGGCCTGCCTGGCCGTGGCCGGCGCGGCAGACATGGTCAGCGTCTACATTCGCTCGGCCCTGGTGCAGTTCTCCACACCCGACACCATGCGTGGCCGTGTCAATGCGGTGAACATGCTGTTCATCAGCTCCAGCAACGAGCTCGGTGAGTTCCGCGCCGGCAGCATGGCTGCTGCCATCGGCGCGGTGCCTGCCGCCATTGTCGGCAGCCTGTGCACCCTGGGCGTGGTGGGCGCCTGGACGCGGCTGTTCGCCCCGCTGCGCGATGTGGACCGCCTGGAAGATGCGGCACGCAGCAACGACCCCACCCAGCTCTGA